One genomic window of Anaerofustis stercorihominis DSM 17244 includes the following:
- a CDS encoding InlB B-repeat-containing protein, translated as MKSHKHRPYFWCRAVSVALCVVLLSANMMEVSAAEELMRDEPLIEEERQSAESVSPGADATEGLLESSNVDGQEETDTLPNIEEQPETVGAEMCKHHMEHDETCGYTEGNPVCSFICPICPVEEQIDAVLALLEKTEELDEEGMLSLSEQAIAAKQAYERMAREEQTQIDADKIDKLLAFVETLNVQTLEDGDSAVDGMKIATAEIRAEGVNNQALSDGGSFSIDFSKQFTLHIEVESKLNLANKKVKITVPDGLTVVEYPIPERGGMAESVTPESIDELHSKNNYGGYCPTNGTITYSLKNTAEKNSFNIVLAPDTTLWNRRSEQKLEDSSFKIEVYTDDQTYQTISVTPKITGKYNDTPGDDRAIQTGPRLSRVGVKTGVPTAASQPFALRQIWINPDKDYIDMPQFFKKLEITIALPYYTKNGSNIYAEFDHVTYDPAGQSTRPNLLDPENHKDADGGYKDGFNFKKTQNDIDHTVTLTWENLYLEYGQDYFTPYFKWTSDCDVTTTNAVKWGSDSILNTGKTAPGCYEGKTPTTSVASAVGGTITWQDDSAWYLYNGDCTTFSFTVQAGESMSVTGKANNQPIYNNYAGDSDIIYYLGQFHVVNQGGDKSAAKTVEFTYANNDKIGVTAQKIPATTGNTVEVWYTTTKNPSEQKYSGPLTSSGGFVTFTANMANLVEGEYFTKIKANVGSYEKDYVGYVSSRDQDPTSGYATTFGKLLTADEATYSNFASMKMYDTGSDDSTAKSGNYTVKVTNTRGEIPLAMEQAYKEGTLERVPVLSKTSATAGDTITFNGLLSSSAYPYSSNNITTDQEIYIRLPEKITVTNLKLYQEVGRKADKVFLLDAVTETVRGPTRTEIPDTAYKFGEVTSAAAAADDTTATGYKLYKITFTDKDNPVKVGWFGPELGQYQVGISFDMEIAKDADAMTLDMRDCVRFKSASLTSTSNNGTLAQYQVMDEGVRYSTFNVNAKGTKLSVVAARLGLTFTFGARITEKGSTAEFDTAKYSNFEVDKNTVYLKDANHVVDMLFTLKNETGREFSEEDAHAFYYFIPVPEKDDLWDSHMQEQAFEFDMSLTRAPELQGTSAEHILVTYATEIDSNAQAGEEKHYTNTANYKTEKELLDGCATDEEKAARWKKVKMIRIAAKPGIDSIPKNAELKVNMRLEPMFDENADLVGSEINFGPCGVSPYSVGNTLNQGHNPLPRIQVEFQTGIIGGEFFIDKNFNGTYDKGTDELYTGSVTVEANHSNGNENCTEGDAAHKTTASDGKFKFTGRRADTYHVTVTNPGSTDANGKNPLKFSLPESGGKFSLDAGENTATASVVLDMNKKPNDIEDAGSLLIGFQQPHTVTFSVPNGQGGTTTKVWHGDKLGDVIPTVNADKGYRFTGNWTVGANTYTADQLKEVAISSDVTVKAEVKQLYSLTYDLNGGSGAAAPATTWYIQGEKVSPDYTGTGNLKKGEKTIFVGWSKTQIEKALPEDAAQADIDKIISHDEHIMPAQNVTLYAVYAVDGNGNGNPDYNDDAVHVRYHGNNGDYTDILCPHHHVVGATAQLSTSGTVSGKSLSHDQPASAASGEVTSHTFTFTDKTTGNAHIFIGWSTSPILDKVIKTKADYDGLANSIVTEVTMEKAKVDGRNADTDGNTNVYAVWAADRNGNKTADYLEEYTLTYNNNAQQGGTVSTVPTDNHIYIPGDKAELSEDIPTHDNVDGKKVVFVGWTEAQTNSIFSRADTAPVMVTEVTFGSANKTVYAAWGYDENDNGTADVLETYTLTYDLNGGNEAAPAKVSGIAKNTEVELTEEKGFTRNPNEIFVGWSVTKHDAALTAQDKQEDVEKFLITGATYRIITADVTLYAVWAIDSNGDGTPDYQTTYTVTYELNGGKAVDGETYDEENVKPGETITVKAAPTRNGYTFDGWYDGTETHQPGDNVIILDADLKLTAQWKKDLNPTNPTDPTNPTKPTEPTDPTRPTDPTTSSKPDKSNDNTPQTGDETNLALWLVLLGISGMGAMITLLSSKRKYRGKYSKKK; from the coding sequence ATGAAATCACATAAACACAGGCCTTATTTTTGGTGCAGAGCTGTCAGTGTGGCACTTTGTGTTGTGCTGCTCAGCGCAAATATGATGGAAGTATCGGCGGCCGAGGAACTTATGCGGGATGAGCCGCTCATTGAAGAAGAAAGACAGAGTGCGGAGAGTGTCTCTCCGGGTGCTGATGCCACGGAGGGGCTGTTAGAGTCATCCAATGTGGATGGGCAGGAGGAAACGGATACCTTGCCCAATATTGAAGAACAGCCGGAAACAGTCGGAGCAGAAATGTGCAAACACCATATGGAGCATGATGAGACATGCGGCTATACAGAGGGGAACCCCGTGTGCAGCTTTATCTGCCCCATCTGTCCCGTGGAAGAGCAGATCGACGCCGTCCTTGCTCTGCTGGAGAAGACAGAGGAGTTGGACGAAGAAGGTATGCTTAGCCTTTCAGAGCAGGCCATTGCCGCCAAACAGGCATACGAACGCATGGCGAGGGAAGAACAGACCCAGATCGACGCAGACAAGATCGACAAGCTTTTAGCGTTTGTGGAGACCCTGAATGTTCAGACGCTGGAAGATGGCGATAGCGCTGTCGACGGAATGAAGATTGCCACCGCCGAGATCCGGGCGGAGGGAGTGAACAATCAGGCTTTGTCAGATGGAGGTTCCTTCTCCATTGACTTTTCCAAGCAGTTTACCCTGCACATTGAGGTGGAAAGCAAGTTGAATCTGGCGAACAAAAAGGTGAAGATCACCGTGCCGGATGGGCTGACCGTGGTGGAATATCCGATTCCTGAGCGGGGCGGTATGGCGGAGAGCGTAACGCCTGAAAGCATTGACGAGCTGCATAGTAAGAATAACTACGGCGGATACTGTCCTACTAATGGCACCATCACCTATTCCCTCAAAAATACGGCGGAAAAGAACAGCTTTAATATCGTTCTGGCTCCGGACACCACCCTGTGGAACAGAAGGTCGGAGCAGAAACTTGAGGATTCTTCGTTCAAAATCGAAGTCTACACAGACGATCAAACATATCAGACAATCTCCGTAACTCCTAAGATTACGGGCAAATACAATGATACGCCTGGTGACGACAGAGCCATCCAGACCGGTCCCAGACTGTCCCGGGTTGGTGTGAAGACCGGCGTGCCCACGGCGGCGAGCCAGCCCTTTGCCCTGCGGCAAATCTGGATAAACCCGGACAAGGACTACATCGATATGCCCCAGTTCTTTAAGAAGCTGGAGATCACCATTGCCCTGCCATACTACACAAAAAATGGCAGCAATATTTATGCGGAATTCGACCATGTCACCTATGACCCTGCGGGACAGTCCACCAGGCCCAACCTGCTGGATCCGGAAAATCACAAGGATGCGGACGGCGGCTATAAGGACGGCTTTAACTTCAAGAAGACGCAAAACGATATCGATCATACCGTCACACTGACATGGGAAAACTTGTATCTGGAGTATGGCCAGGACTACTTTACGCCCTACTTTAAGTGGACGTCTGATTGTGACGTCACAACTACAAATGCCGTCAAGTGGGGCAGCGATTCGATTCTCAACACCGGTAAGACAGCCCCCGGATGCTACGAGGGGAAGACGCCCACTACCAGCGTTGCCTCCGCAGTGGGCGGAACGATCACCTGGCAGGATGACAGTGCATGGTATCTCTATAATGGTGACTGCACGACATTCAGCTTCACGGTCCAAGCAGGAGAGAGCATGAGTGTGACGGGAAAAGCCAACAATCAGCCAATCTATAATAATTACGCAGGCGATTCCGATATTATCTATTATCTGGGACAGTTCCATGTGGTCAACCAGGGCGGCGATAAGAGCGCTGCAAAGACGGTGGAATTCACCTACGCAAACAATGATAAAATCGGCGTCACCGCCCAGAAGATTCCTGCAACCACGGGCAATACTGTGGAAGTCTGGTATACGACGACAAAGAACCCAAGCGAGCAAAAGTATAGCGGCCCCCTCACCAGCAGCGGCGGCTTTGTCACCTTTACCGCTAATATGGCAAACCTTGTCGAGGGCGAGTATTTCACCAAGATCAAGGCCAACGTAGGCAGCTATGAGAAGGATTACGTGGGCTATGTGTCCTCTCGTGACCAGGATCCCACATCGGGATACGCCACCACCTTCGGCAAGCTGCTGACCGCAGACGAGGCTACGTATTCCAACTTTGCTTCCATGAAAATGTACGATACCGGTTCAGATGATAGCACGGCCAAATCGGGCAACTATACCGTAAAGGTCACAAACACAAGGGGCGAGATCCCTCTGGCCATGGAGCAAGCGTATAAAGAAGGAACTTTGGAGCGAGTGCCTGTCCTGAGCAAGACCTCCGCAACAGCGGGAGACACCATTACCTTCAATGGTCTGCTCAGCTCCTCCGCTTATCCCTATTCCTCCAACAATATTACAACGGATCAGGAAATCTATATCCGTCTGCCGGAAAAAATCACGGTCACAAACCTCAAGCTGTACCAAGAGGTTGGAAGGAAGGCGGATAAGGTATTCCTGCTCGATGCGGTCACGGAGACGGTACGGGGTCCCACAAGAACAGAAATACCCGACACCGCATACAAGTTTGGGGAAGTGACTTCTGCCGCAGCTGCGGCGGACGACACCACCGCAACCGGTTACAAGCTGTACAAGATTACATTCACGGACAAAGATAACCCCGTAAAAGTCGGCTGGTTCGGCCCGGAACTGGGGCAGTATCAGGTTGGGATTTCCTTTGATATGGAGATCGCCAAGGATGCCGACGCTATGACCCTCGATATGAGAGACTGCGTACGGTTCAAGAGCGCATCACTGACCTCAACATCAAACAATGGTACCTTGGCACAATATCAGGTTATGGATGAGGGGGTGCGGTACAGCACCTTCAATGTCAACGCAAAGGGTACTAAGCTATCTGTAGTGGCGGCAAGGCTTGGCTTGACCTTCACTTTCGGCGCAAGAATAACGGAAAAGGGTTCTACGGCTGAGTTCGATACGGCGAAGTATTCCAACTTTGAGGTTGACAAGAACACGGTCTATCTGAAGGACGCAAATCACGTGGTGGACATGCTGTTCACCCTGAAGAATGAAACCGGGCGGGAGTTTTCCGAGGAGGACGCCCATGCCTTCTATTACTTTATTCCGGTGCCTGAGAAAGACGACTTGTGGGATAGCCATATGCAGGAGCAGGCATTTGAATTTGATATGAGTCTGACCCGTGCGCCGGAGCTTCAGGGAACCTCTGCGGAGCACATCCTGGTCACCTACGCCACGGAGATCGATTCCAATGCGCAGGCGGGTGAAGAGAAGCATTACACCAATACGGCTAACTACAAGACAGAGAAAGAGTTGTTAGATGGGTGTGCTACCGATGAAGAAAAGGCTGCGAGGTGGAAAAAAGTCAAAATGATCCGCATTGCGGCGAAACCTGGTATTGATTCAATCCCAAAAAACGCCGAACTGAAAGTCAACATGCGTTTGGAGCCGATGTTTGATGAGAACGCGGATTTGGTGGGCAGTGAGATCAACTTCGGACCATGTGGGGTATCTCCCTACTCCGTGGGCAATACGCTGAATCAGGGTCACAACCCTCTGCCCCGCATTCAGGTGGAGTTCCAGACGGGCATCATTGGCGGTGAGTTTTTTATCGATAAAAACTTTAACGGCACATATGACAAAGGCACGGATGAACTTTACACAGGCAGTGTTACGGTAGAAGCGAACCATAGCAACGGCAATGAAAACTGTACGGAGGGGGATGCTGCGCATAAGACAACTGCCTCAGATGGAAAATTTAAATTCACAGGCCGCCGGGCGGACACCTACCATGTGACTGTCACCAACCCGGGCAGCACCGACGCCAACGGCAAAAATCCGCTGAAATTCTCCCTGCCGGAAAGCGGAGGAAAGTTCTCGTTGGATGCGGGAGAGAACACCGCCACGGCCAGCGTTGTTCTGGATATGAACAAGAAGCCCAATGACATCGAGGATGCAGGATCCCTTCTGATCGGCTTCCAGCAGCCTCATACGGTGACGTTCAGCGTGCCAAATGGGCAGGGCGGAACTACAACCAAGGTGTGGCACGGGGACAAACTGGGGGACGTGATCCCAACAGTCAACGCCGATAAAGGCTATCGCTTCACCGGAAACTGGACGGTCGGAGCCAACACATATACCGCCGACCAACTCAAGGAAGTAGCAATTTCCAGTGACGTGACCGTTAAAGCGGAAGTAAAACAGCTCTATTCCCTCACCTATGACCTCAACGGAGGCAGCGGGGCAGCGGCTCCGGCGACCACCTGGTATATTCAGGGAGAGAAGGTCAGCCCGGATTATACCGGCACGGGAAATCTGAAAAAGGGCGAAAAGACGATTTTTGTCGGCTGGAGTAAAACGCAGATCGAGAAGGCGCTTCCGGAAGACGCGGCGCAGGCGGACATCGACAAGATTATCTCGCATGATGAGCACATCATGCCCGCCCAAAATGTTACGCTTTATGCCGTCTACGCGGTGGACGGCAACGGCAACGGCAACCCGGATTACAATGATGATGCCGTCCATGTCCGTTACCACGGCAACAACGGCGACTATACGGACATTCTCTGCCCCCACCACCATGTGGTAGGCGCAACGGCGCAGCTCTCCACCAGCGGTACGGTTTCCGGCAAGAGCTTGAGCCATGATCAACCGGCATCTGCTGCCAGCGGCGAGGTAACCTCCCATACCTTTACCTTCACCGATAAAACCACAGGCAACGCCCACATCTTCATCGGCTGGAGCACATCGCCGATTCTGGACAAAGTGATCAAAACCAAGGCGGATTATGACGGATTGGCGAACAGTATTGTGACAGAAGTAACGATGGAAAAGGCGAAGGTTGACGGCAGAAACGCCGACACAGACGGCAACACCAATGTTTATGCTGTCTGGGCGGCTGACAGAAACGGGAATAAAACGGCGGACTATCTGGAAGAGTATACGCTGACCTACAATAACAATGCCCAGCAGGGCGGTACTGTCAGCACTGTACCTACGGATAACCACATTTATATCCCTGGAGACAAGGCAGAGCTAAGCGAAGATATACCTACCCACGACAATGTGGACGGCAAGAAGGTTGTCTTTGTCGGCTGGACTGAAGCGCAGACGAATTCAATTTTCAGCCGCGCGGACACAGCACCGGTAATGGTCACCGAGGTCACCTTCGGCAGTGCCAACAAGACGGTTTACGCCGCATGGGGTTATGATGAGAATGACAACGGAACAGCCGATGTGCTGGAGACCTATACCCTCACCTATGACCTCAATGGCGGCAACGAAGCTGCACCGGCGAAGGTATCGGGCATTGCAAAGAACACCGAGGTCGAATTGACAGAGGAGAAGGGATTTACAAGAAATCCTAATGAAATCTTTGTGGGATGGAGTGTGACAAAGCATGATGCCGCACTCACGGCTCAGGATAAACAGGAGGATGTGGAGAAATTCCTGATTACCGGAGCGACGTATCGGATCATAACGGCGGATGTGACCCTCTACGCCGTGTGGGCGATTGACAGCAATGGCGACGGAACGCCGGACTATCAGACCACCTATACCGTGACCTATGAACTGAATGGCGGAAAAGCTGTCGACGGCGAGACCTACGATGAGGAGAACGTGAAGCCAGGTGAGACGATTACGGTCAAGGCGGCACCAACCCGGAATGGTTATACCTTTGACGGCTGGTACGACGGGACAGAAACCCATCAGCCAGGAGATAATGTGATCATTCTGGATGCGGATCTGAAGCTGACGGCTCAGTGGAAGAAAGACCTCAATCCAACGAATCCGACCGATCCAACGAATCCGACGAAGCCGACCGAGCCGACTGATCCAACGAGGCCGACCGATCCAACAACCTCGAGCAAGCCGGATAAGTCGAACGATAATACCCCTCAAACAGGGGATGAGACAAATCTGGCATTGTGGCTGGTACTTTTAGGAATTTCTGGCATGGGTGCAATGATTACATTGCTGAGTAGTAAACGCAAATATAGAGGAAAATACAGTAAGAAAAAGTGA
- a CDS encoding recombinase family protein has protein sequence MILKNGGNKDMNIYGYVRVSSTDQNEERQMIALRETEVPAKNIFMDKQSGKDFDRPNYKKLVKKLKAGDLLYILSIDRLGRNYEEIQKQWRILTKEIGIDICVLDMPLLDTRNGKDLMGTFIADLVLQILSFVAQNERENIKKRQAEGIAAAKARGVKFGRPEKEVPEDFGKIVHAWEQKRLPFEEVLNQCNMSEATFYRRLREYRLLKGEKMKG, from the coding sequence ATGATTTTGAAAAATGGAGGAAACAAAGATATGAATATTTACGGATATGTAAGGGTATCCAGCACTGATCAGAATGAAGAACGGCAGATGATTGCCCTGCGGGAGACAGAGGTGCCTGCGAAAAATATTTTCATGGACAAGCAGTCCGGCAAGGATTTTGACCGTCCCAATTATAAGAAGCTGGTAAAAAAGTTAAAAGCCGGGGATTTGCTGTATATTTTAAGCATTGACCGACTGGGACGTAATTATGAGGAAATTCAGAAACAATGGCGTATTCTCACGAAGGAAATCGGTATCGATATTTGTGTGTTGGATATGCCGCTTTTGGATACTCGAAACGGTAAAGACCTGATGGGAACTTTTATTGCTGATCTTGTGCTGCAAATCCTATCCTTTGTAGCGCAGAATGAGCGTGAAAACATTAAGAAACGGCAGGCTGAGGGAATCGCCGCAGCAAAAGCAAGAGGGGTGAAATTCGGCAGACCTGAAAAGGAAGTTCCAGAAGATTTTGGAAAAATCGTCCACGCCTGGGAACAAAAAAGACTTCCTTTTGAAGAAGTCCTTAATCAATGCAATATGAGCGAAGCTACGTTTTACCGCAGATTGCGGGAATACAGGCTTCTCAAAGGCGAGAAAATGAAAGGATAA
- the mobQ gene encoding MobQ family relaxase: MAIYHLEAKVISRGAGRSAVAASAYLSCSNILNDYDGVRHDYTRKKGLVWREVFLPEYALQEWQDRAVLWNAVEENEKTKDSRLAREFVPTLPVELTKEQWQELLSDFIQASFVADGMCADVAIHDPDPPGHNPHAHIMLTVRPLDENGRWQYKTEKEYLCIKNGEERGFTAAEFKAAQTDGWEKQYQYKVGRKKVYMTPSEAEKHGYERVNKYPKSTKFGRQNPISERWNSEEQLVAWRKAWADVTNRYLERYGHDECIDHRSHAERGLDEQPTIHEGVVARALERKGIVSDRCELNRQIKADNALLRELKAAVKKLMQAVKNTVPAIADAMEKLRGNMIIFKYQLLHIGSGKQAINKSLKMYREDMAEYTALADKIKAKSKEHKTLLTEKKAMPVIHVLKHRELSSRIAELTEDLEELRTEKAMLLRRLQYPENATADMLRREIRTFEDGLKKLEASETKYATELDSALKQYAELQEQAAEFDPIELHDARLTIRSEQERRATQRVQEAYGDKYDILRMYDSKRSIANLLNESADERSLTERLRAKQREQKQHQTKRKPKHPEQER, encoded by the coding sequence ATGGCTATTTATCACTTGGAAGCAAAGGTTATCAGCCGAGGTGCAGGACGATCCGCTGTTGCAGCTTCTGCATATCTGAGCTGCTCCAACATTTTAAATGACTACGATGGAGTACGGCACGATTACACTCGAAAGAAAGGGCTTGTCTGGCGGGAGGTGTTCCTGCCGGAGTACGCACTGCAGGAATGGCAGGACAGGGCCGTTTTATGGAACGCTGTTGAAGAAAATGAGAAAACCAAGGACAGCCGACTTGCCCGTGAGTTTGTTCCGACTCTGCCTGTGGAGTTGACGAAAGAACAATGGCAGGAGCTTCTATCCGATTTTATTCAAGCCAGCTTTGTTGCAGACGGAATGTGTGCGGATGTGGCCATTCACGATCCTGACCCGCCCGGTCATAATCCCCATGCCCACATCATGCTGACCGTGCGCCCATTGGACGAAAACGGCAGATGGCAATACAAGACTGAGAAAGAATATCTTTGCATAAAGAATGGTGAGGAACGGGGCTTTACCGCCGCCGAGTTCAAGGCGGCGCAGACGGACGGATGGGAGAAACAATATCAGTACAAGGTAGGCAGGAAAAAAGTGTATATGACACCCTCCGAAGCTGAGAAGCATGGATATGAGCGTGTCAACAAATATCCCAAAAGCACCAAGTTCGGCAGGCAAAATCCTATCTCCGAACGTTGGAACAGTGAGGAACAGCTTGTGGCGTGGCGTAAGGCATGGGCTGATGTGACCAACCGCTATTTGGAGCGATACGGTCACGATGAATGCATCGACCACCGAAGCCACGCCGAGCGAGGTTTGGACGAACAGCCAACGATTCACGAAGGTGTGGTTGCCCGTGCTTTGGAGCGGAAAGGCATTGTTTCTGACAGATGTGAACTCAACCGTCAAATCAAGGCTGACAATGCTCTGCTGCGTGAACTGAAAGCGGCGGTCAAAAAGCTGATGCAGGCAGTTAAGAACACAGTACCCGCCATCGCAGATGCAATGGAAAAGCTGCGTGGGAATATGATTATTTTCAAGTATCAGCTATTGCACATCGGAAGCGGCAAGCAGGCAATCAACAAATCCTTGAAAATGTATCGGGAGGATATGGCGGAGTACACCGCCCTTGCGGATAAAATCAAGGCGAAATCCAAAGAGCACAAAACGCTGTTGACTGAGAAAAAAGCTATGCCTGTCATTCATGTGCTAAAACACAGGGAACTTTCCAGCCGCATAGCAGAGCTGACTGAGGATTTGGAAGAACTGCGGACAGAAAAGGCAATGCTGCTCCGTCGGCTTCAATACCCTGAGAACGCTACTGCCGATATGCTCCGAAGGGAAATCCGCACTTTTGAGGACGGTCTGAAAAAGCTGGAAGCCAGCGAAACCAAGTACGCTACCGAGCTTGACAGCGCCTTAAAGCAGTATGCCGAGCTGCAAGAACAGGCGGCAGAGTTTGACCCGATAGAACTTCACGATGCACGGCTGACTATTCGCTCCGAACAGGAACGCCGAGCAACACAGAGAGTACAGGAAGCCTACGGAGATAAATATGATATACTCCGTATGTATGACAGCAAGCGTAGTATAGCAAATCTGCTGAATGAGAGTGCTGATGAGCGGTCTTTGACGGAACGATTGCGAGCAAAGCAGAGAGAACAAAAACAACACCAAACGAAGAGAAAGCCCAAACATCCCGAACAGGAACGGTAA
- a CDS encoding DUF3847 domain-containing protein, which produces MTTDEKKLLQAKHRLEETEMRDRQKERKARTRRLIQEGAILEKVFPSVVSLNLDELEDFLCGLRR; this is translated from the coding sequence ATGACTACAGACGAGAAGAAATTACTGCAAGCCAAGCACCGATTGGAGGAAACCGAAATGCGTGACCGGCAGAAAGAGCGAAAAGCTCGGACACGACGGCTGATCCAGGAGGGAGCGATACTGGAAAAGGTCTTTCCGAGCGTTGTTTCCTTAAATCTTGACGAATTGGAGGACTTTCTATGCGGACTAAGACGATAA
- a CDS encoding leucine-rich repeat protein encodes MKRSVRLFCIIFSAVVLLSFQGAKVKASNGEYTYKELQDGNIEIESYTGSEKEVVIPDEIDGKKVVSLGEYSFCWLDIEKITLNESLVKISRYTFTSLPNLKEVIFNKNLKEIGENAFVNCRGLTSVNIPQGVKRIGESAFSKCTSLENVNLSCSISTIEKYTFAGCVSLRNITMSDDITSIGDYVFDGCKELESICLPDNLKTIGESCFSGCRSLKSITIPRGVTSIGENALKGVADDFKIYNNSVVEITDHIYPKEDQSDKYVSLTLKYNDGGSVELRCGSDIIKEAASVKVGSKVKLNINSDVGNIYKVTVNGVHLEKPYEFTLGNVDYNVEVEFKKCTSHNYSSNNIIYEKATCTSIGTVTKKCIYCSLPVAEKLREFKGINMLCDIGNGTMNVMYINECRPLAKKCFTEKYGTNQCMLAVRENLMKQFGVSVDETVLERVIRHGTADISQRYLTTIRDTATEYAEGIFRRLREHEYDSELMRLYVVGGGSCILKNFGSYDKDRVIINDDICATAKGYELLAGQKQSRKGGIV; translated from the coding sequence ATGAAGAGATCTGTAAGACTATTTTGTATTATATTTTCAGCGGTAGTATTATTATCTTTTCAAGGTGCAAAGGTAAAAGCATCGAACGGAGAGTATACATATAAAGAACTTCAGGACGGTAATATTGAAATAGAAAGTTATACGGGAAGTGAGAAGGAAGTGGTCATTCCCGATGAGATAGATGGTAAGAAGGTTGTAAGCCTCGGGGAATATTCTTTTTGCTGGTTGGATATAGAAAAAATAACGTTGAATGAAAGTCTTGTGAAAATATCAAGATATACATTTACATCTCTGCCAAATTTAAAAGAAGTAATATTCAATAAAAATTTAAAAGAAATAGGCGAAAATGCTTTTGTTAATTGTAGGGGGCTGACCTCTGTAAATATACCTCAGGGGGTAAAAAGGATAGGTGAAAGTGCTTTTTCCAAATGTACTTCTCTTGAAAATGTAAATCTGTCCTGCTCTATAAGCACTATAGAAAAATATACTTTTGCAGGGTGTGTATCTTTAAGGAATATAACGATGTCGGATGATATAACATCCATAGGAGACTACGTTTTTGATGGATGTAAGGAACTTGAAAGTATATGCCTTCCTGATAATCTGAAAACTATAGGCGAAAGCTGTTTCAGCGGATGCCGTTCTTTGAAGAGCATTACAATACCGAGAGGTGTTACGAGTATAGGTGAAAATGCACTGAAGGGTGTGGCAGATGATTTTAAGATATATAATAATTCTGTTGTGGAAATAACCGATCATATATATCCTAAGGAGGATCAGAGTGATAAATATGTTTCTTTGACGCTAAAGTATAATGACGGCGGAAGTGTGGAATTAAGGTGCGGAAGTGATATAATAAAGGAAGCGGCATCGGTAAAAGTCGGAAGTAAAGTAAAATTAAATATAAACAGTGATGTTGGTAACATATATAAAGTAACTGTAAACGGAGTACACCTTGAAAAACCTTATGAGTTTACCTTAGGTAATGTGGATTATAACGTAGAAGTAGAGTTTAAGAAATGTACATCTCATAATTATTCAAGTAATAATATCATTTATGAGAAAGCGACTTGTACGTCAATAGGGACTGTGACTAAGAAGTGTATATATTGTTCCTTACCTGTTGCCGAAAAGCTCCGTGAGTTCAAGGGCATCAATATGCTCTGCGATATTGGCAACGGCACGATGAATGTCATGTATATCAACGAGTGCCGCCCTCTTGCGAAAAAGTGCTTTACCGAAAAATACGGCACCAATCAGTGTATGCTTGCCGTGCGTGAAAATCTGATGAAGCAGTTTGGCGTATCGGTGGATGAAACCGTCCTTGAGCGTGTTATCCGTCACGGCACAGCAGACATCAGCCAGCGTTATCTGACCACCATCCGTGATACCGCAACCGAATATGCGGAGGGCATCTTCCGCAGATTGCGTGAGCATGAATACGATTCCGAACTGATGCGCCTGTATGTGGTAGGCGGCGGAAGCTGTATTCTCAAAAACTTCGGCAGCTATGACAAAGACCGTGTGATTATCAACGATGATATTTGCGCTACCGCAAAGGGCTATGAGCTGCTTGCTGGGCAGAAGCAGAGCAGAAAAGGCGGCATCGTATGA
- a CDS encoding C-GCAxxG-C-C family protein, giving the protein MEKSRVDIAVNKFKSGYNCAQAVVCTYCDLLGLDEETAFAMSEAFGTGIARMQETCGSVCGMIMLAGLLNSDKNLKEPKTKIQSLTLGKELADKFKEMNTTVRCRELKSVGMDRPPIRSCDGCVHDSAEIIEKYLLKKYFE; this is encoded by the coding sequence ATGGAAAAATCAAGAGTCGATATTGCTGTAAATAAATTTAAAAGCGGTTATAATTGTGCTCAAGCTGTAGTATGTACATATTGTGATTTGCTCGGGCTAGATGAAGAAACAGCCTTTGCTATGTCTGAAGCATTTGGGACGGGTATTGCAAGAATGCAGGAAACTTGCGGAAGTGTGTGTGGTATGATCATGTTAGCCGGACTTTTAAACAGCGATAAAAATTTAAAAGAACCCAAAACAAAAATCCAATCACTAACATTAGGAAAAGAATTAGCAGATAAGTTTAAAGAAATGAACACCACTGTAAGATGCAGAGAATTAAAAAGTGTAGGTATGGACAGACCTCCAATAAGAAGCTGTGACGGATGTGTTCATGACAGTGCTGAAATAATAGAAAAGTATTTATTAAAAAAATATTTTGAATAA